One Alicyclobacillus acidoterrestris DNA window includes the following coding sequences:
- a CDS encoding PadR family transcriptional regulator, with protein MFAEILILGQLLSGPKHGYEIKKDVQETLGEAFEINNNLLYPALRRFLERGVISKQVVKCEGKPDKNVYCLTDAGERAFQALICEFPRKFAASDNEFLVRVAFLDRLEYEAQQEILQKRQDVLHEKLMYYRGIECVAPEMPFAMEVVRFQRARVEHELEWINSLQHKTRERRE; from the coding sequence GTGTTTGCGGAAATTTTGATTTTGGGTCAACTGTTGTCAGGTCCAAAGCACGGTTACGAAATCAAGAAGGATGTTCAAGAAACGCTTGGTGAGGCATTTGAGATCAATAATAACTTATTATATCCAGCTTTGCGGCGCTTTCTCGAGAGGGGTGTCATCTCCAAGCAAGTTGTGAAGTGTGAAGGGAAGCCCGACAAGAACGTGTATTGTTTGACCGATGCTGGGGAGCGAGCCTTTCAAGCGTTGATTTGTGAATTTCCTCGCAAATTTGCAGCGAGTGACAATGAATTTTTGGTGCGAGTAGCGTTTCTTGACAGGTTGGAGTATGAAGCACAGCAGGAAATTTTACAGAAGCGACAGGACGTCTTACACGAAAAACTGATGTACTATCGGGGCATCGAGTGCGTGGCACCAGAAATGCCTTTCGCAATGGAGGTCGTTCGTTTTCAAAGGGCCCGTGTCGAGCACGAGCTGGAATGGATTAACAGTTTGCAACACAAGACACGCGAGAGAAGAGAATGA
- a CDS encoding response regulator transcription factor — protein sequence MPNTESAKKIRLVLQFYVEDDMGPLKKEVIVDVDPATHSNSHTPSPYLVINHLTAAILKLLGGTPLVSDQEASETTQHGHESPVNAKMFTPRELEVLSCLLTGATNPEISERLNISHNTVKFHVKNILDKLHVKNRVELAVKYKSLDTDNN from the coding sequence ATGCCAAACACAGAATCTGCCAAAAAAATTCGCCTCGTTCTCCAATTTTATGTGGAGGATGATATGGGACCACTAAAGAAGGAAGTCATTGTTGATGTCGATCCCGCAACACACAGCAATTCCCACACGCCGAGTCCATATCTCGTCATCAATCATCTCACGGCAGCCATTCTGAAGTTGCTTGGGGGAACACCCTTGGTGTCTGACCAGGAGGCGTCCGAAACGACTCAACATGGGCACGAGTCACCCGTCAACGCAAAAATGTTTACCCCTCGAGAATTAGAGGTGCTCAGTTGCTTATTAACAGGCGCCACCAACCCGGAAATATCCGAGAGACTCAACATTTCACACAACACCGTGAAATTCCATGTCAAAAACATTCTCGATAAGTTACACGTCAAGAATCGCGTGGAATTGGCCGTTAAATATAAATCCTTAGACACAGACAACAACTAG
- a CDS encoding sulfite oxidase-like oxidoreductase, which produces MSKPQTNKLPPGQVETSKFPVIHSGPVPDIDLNTWDFRLFGLVSEELRLTWNDFMELPKYTSTSDAHCVTTWSHTNNEWEGVALHTIMSLITLAPEANYALVHAEGGYTTSLRVDDLLREGVMLAYKHNGEVLSRDHGFPVRLIVPHLYFWKSAKWVRGIELLAEPKLGFWEQRGYDLYGDPWLEQRYRDTTSRT; this is translated from the coding sequence GTGTCCAAACCACAAACGAACAAGTTACCTCCAGGCCAGGTGGAAACCTCAAAATTCCCTGTCATCCATTCTGGACCTGTACCGGACATTGACCTGAATACATGGGATTTTCGTCTGTTTGGATTGGTAAGTGAAGAATTGCGCCTGACGTGGAATGACTTTATGGAGCTACCGAAGTATACCTCGACAAGTGACGCCCATTGTGTGACCACATGGTCCCATACAAATAATGAATGGGAAGGCGTTGCACTGCATACAATCATGAGCCTTATCACCTTGGCGCCGGAAGCCAATTACGCGTTGGTACACGCGGAAGGCGGCTATACGACCAGTTTACGAGTCGATGATTTACTCCGTGAAGGTGTCATGCTGGCGTACAAACACAACGGCGAGGTGCTATCGCGTGATCACGGTTTCCCGGTTCGACTGATTGTTCCACACCTATATTTTTGGAAAAGTGCCAAGTGGGTTCGCGGTATAGAACTGCTGGCCGAGCCTAAGCTTGGGTTCTGGGAACAACGCGGCTACGATTTGTACGGTGACCCTTGGCTAGAACAGCGATATCGGGATACGACAAGTCGCACCTGA
- a CDS encoding SRPBCC family protein, translating into MRMVKWVHAGNKVYGKEMVRDEWALRPVPRLEIYAGLIFGNLDANAMPLESYLGDLKCYLDILVNRTDGGLEVIGVPQRWVVQTNWKVTAENFCADSYHALTAHRSTVEMGISPDFVSQAGFGYQIKLHHGHGLNLVLNPPGMDSFKYQGLPEQLWPLFQRKLSAEQLSILENLQVHVGNCFSNLSWVSIPQSVGHESVTTFLNLRVWRPIAPDRIEICSWVLIDKEAPEEYKHQANRAYIISFGPSGTLEEDDCEIWTRITECSKASMARDKDLRYDNVLNYLMGLDRVQPDENFPGPGVAYPTWLLDTSIRNFWEEWLRLLQAN; encoded by the coding sequence ATGCGAATGGTCAAGTGGGTGCATGCAGGGAATAAAGTCTATGGAAAAGAGATGGTTCGAGATGAATGGGCCTTGCGGCCAGTACCCAGGCTTGAGATTTATGCGGGCCTTATCTTTGGCAACTTGGACGCCAACGCGATGCCTTTAGAATCATATCTAGGCGATTTAAAATGCTATCTCGACATTTTGGTAAACCGTACAGATGGTGGGCTAGAGGTGATTGGCGTTCCACAGCGTTGGGTCGTCCAAACCAACTGGAAAGTTACCGCAGAGAACTTTTGCGCGGATTCTTACCACGCTTTGACGGCGCATCGTTCAACCGTGGAAATGGGAATCAGTCCGGACTTTGTGTCGCAAGCCGGTTTTGGTTATCAAATTAAGCTACACCATGGGCACGGACTCAATTTAGTCCTCAATCCGCCTGGGATGGATAGCTTTAAATATCAAGGGCTGCCGGAACAGTTATGGCCATTGTTTCAGCGCAAGTTAAGCGCTGAGCAATTGAGTATCTTAGAGAATCTCCAAGTTCATGTCGGGAATTGTTTTTCGAATTTGTCGTGGGTGAGTATTCCGCAGAGTGTCGGTCATGAATCTGTGACTACATTTCTCAATTTGCGAGTTTGGCGGCCAATTGCGCCGGATCGAATCGAAATTTGCTCTTGGGTCCTGATTGACAAGGAAGCACCAGAGGAATACAAACACCAGGCAAACCGCGCATATATCATTTCTTTTGGACCGTCTGGAACGTTGGAGGAAGATGACTGCGAGATTTGGACGAGGATTACCGAATGTAGTAAAGCGTCCATGGCGCGCGACAAAGACCTCCGATACGACAATGTCCTCAATTATCTCATGGGTCTTGATAGGGTGCAGCCGGATGAAAACTTTCCGGGTCCCGGCGTTGCCTATCCTACATGGCTGTTAGACACGTCCATCCGGAACTTCTGGGAGGAGTGGCTCAGATTGTTGCAGGCGAATTGA
- a CDS encoding aldehyde dehydrogenase family protein translates to MAEPITVHAIINGEKVKTERTYARENPSNPSEIVGYGPVNSREDAIRAIEAASEAFVLWARTSVDERIERMQRAIDRLKGSADALVQLLSREHGKPLYDAGGEMFVTTLWMEHACSIAKEVLQDKVEIHEAGKTIITRDPVGVVSAIFPWNYPLALSTIKIAPALLAGNTIVLKPSPYAPLAVSKAIEMMAEEFPPGVINLVHGESDVGVELTSHPLVAKVAFTGGTETGKQIMKTAAGTLKNVTLELGGNDAAVILPDFDVQDERAMRRLVISNFLTSGQICMIAKRVYVHRSIYDRFVEAYIAAANQWIRVGDPFHPNVTIGPVNNKRQLEYVKSLVQDAEQRGAKVVPLGSIVDANAFNQGYFMQPCLVLNVDYDAPIVVEEQFGPTVPVLPYDDEEQAISLVNNSIYGLTSSVWGEEAHALRVARRIQAGTTMINTAAIQGLDIRFPFGGVKQSGIGREYGAEGLSAYTELHVINIPTVGELPNIPE, encoded by the coding sequence ATGGCTGAACCCATCACCGTACATGCCATCATCAATGGAGAAAAGGTCAAAACGGAGAGGACATACGCGCGAGAAAACCCGTCGAATCCTAGTGAAATCGTGGGGTATGGCCCTGTGAATAGCCGGGAGGACGCAATCCGGGCCATTGAGGCAGCTTCCGAGGCGTTTGTCCTTTGGGCGCGTACTTCCGTCGATGAGCGGATTGAACGCATGCAGCGCGCCATTGACAGGTTGAAGGGATCTGCGGATGCACTGGTGCAACTACTTTCCCGCGAGCACGGCAAACCGCTGTATGACGCGGGTGGTGAGATGTTCGTTACGACGCTGTGGATGGAACACGCGTGTTCCATTGCAAAGGAAGTGTTACAGGATAAGGTCGAAATTCACGAGGCAGGAAAAACGATCATCACCCGTGATCCGGTTGGGGTGGTTTCGGCCATTTTCCCGTGGAACTATCCACTTGCCTTGTCCACGATTAAAATTGCGCCGGCTCTGTTGGCGGGAAACACCATTGTTTTAAAGCCGAGTCCATACGCACCGCTCGCGGTCAGTAAAGCCATTGAAATGATGGCCGAGGAGTTCCCACCGGGTGTCATCAATTTGGTTCATGGGGAATCCGATGTGGGGGTTGAATTGACTTCTCATCCACTCGTTGCAAAAGTTGCTTTTACCGGTGGCACTGAAACAGGCAAGCAGATTATGAAGACAGCTGCAGGTACGCTCAAAAATGTGACGCTGGAGTTAGGTGGCAACGATGCAGCGGTGATTCTTCCTGACTTTGATGTTCAAGATGAACGCGCAATGCGTCGTTTAGTCATTTCAAATTTCCTGACGTCGGGACAGATATGCATGATCGCAAAGCGGGTTTATGTCCATCGTTCCATATATGATCGATTCGTCGAGGCATATATCGCAGCGGCCAATCAGTGGATACGCGTGGGGGATCCGTTTCATCCGAATGTGACGATTGGCCCTGTCAACAATAAGCGCCAGTTGGAGTATGTGAAAAGTCTCGTCCAAGACGCAGAACAGCGAGGTGCAAAAGTCGTTCCGCTAGGCAGTATCGTCGATGCGAACGCATTTAATCAAGGATATTTTATGCAACCTTGCCTTGTGCTGAACGTCGATTATGATGCACCGATTGTCGTGGAGGAACAGTTTGGGCCAACAGTGCCTGTGTTGCCTTACGACGATGAAGAGCAGGCGATTTCACTGGTGAACAATAGTATTTATGGACTGACGAGTTCCGTTTGGGGGGAAGAGGCGCATGCGCTGCGCGTAGCACGACGAATCCAGGCAGGTACGACAATGATTAATACCGCGGCTATCCAGGGACTTGATATTCGCTTCCCGTTTGGTGGCGTGAAACAATCCGGTATTGGCCGTGAGTACGGCGCAGAAGGGTTAAGTGCCTATACGGAACTTCATGTGATCAACATTCCTACTGTAGGCGAGCTTCCCAATATCCCTGAGTGA
- a CDS encoding aromatic-ring-hydroxylating dioxygenase subunit beta produces the protein MAHIIDGRCDLSSPATRERKKSNDTMIDDTAFFEEDIHSIRLRIERRAMKSAWVEDPPARNRHFISNMMIEDVAPGAQEVDVRSNFLILRNRGQEHDDYRIFGERVDKLRRVDDEWKICARVIYPDQAVLSIMNLDFM, from the coding sequence TTGGCTCACATTATTGACGGACGATGTGATTTATCGAGTCCCGCAACGCGCGAGCGGAAGAAGAGCAACGATACAATGATTGATGACACGGCGTTTTTTGAGGAAGATATTCATTCAATCAGGCTGCGAATAGAGCGTCGGGCTATGAAATCCGCTTGGGTGGAAGATCCGCCAGCGCGGAATCGGCACTTCATTTCAAACATGATGATTGAAGATGTGGCGCCAGGCGCACAGGAAGTGGATGTGCGGAGTAATTTCCTAATATTGCGCAACCGGGGACAAGAGCACGATGACTACAGAATATTCGGCGAACGAGTGGATAAATTGCGGCGAGTAGATGATGAATGGAAAATTTGCGCTCGTGTCATCTACCCGGACCAAGCTGTGCTGAGTATAATGAACCTCGATTTTATGTGA
- a CDS encoding DHA2 family efflux MFS transporter permease subunit: MQNQRAPHLNRTLIMVVMISGAFVSILNETLLNVALPSIMRELHISTTTAQWLTTGYMLTNGVLIPASAFLIQRFSTRTLFLTAMGLFSAGTLIAAVSPDLALLLVGRVVQASGAAIMLPLLMTTVLAMYEPHERGGAMGIMGLVITFAPAIGPTLSGWLVEHHSWRILFFVVLPVAILDLIFAALYLRNFTETRKTSIRIPSLILSTLGFGGILYGFSTAGNVGWSNERVYISLAIGILSLAAFTIQQLRMQEPMLEVRVFRYGIFSLTTAINVMVMMAMFSSMLLFPLYLQNVHGFTSLRSGLLVLPGAAIMGILSPITGKLFDKIGARPLAIVGSILTLGSMYRFSRLTATTHYSTLIITFAIMMAGMSLLMMPVMTAGLNQLPSRLHAHGTAMGNTLQQVAGAIGTALLVTVMTQGTKSQYQNLASSAAHPLTTPSAMAQAYKEATVHGIDQAFLVSCIFAVLALVGSFFIRRHIQKAAEAEASSKRLRTVKDA, translated from the coding sequence ATGCAAAACCAGCGTGCACCGCACCTGAACCGAACGCTAATCATGGTTGTCATGATTTCCGGGGCGTTTGTATCCATCTTGAATGAAACGTTATTAAACGTGGCGCTGCCATCCATCATGAGAGAATTGCACATCTCGACCACGACAGCGCAGTGGCTAACCACGGGCTACATGCTAACCAATGGCGTTTTGATTCCCGCAAGTGCATTCTTGATTCAGCGATTTAGCACCAGAACCCTGTTTCTGACGGCCATGGGGCTCTTTTCGGCAGGAACGCTGATTGCTGCCGTGTCACCCGATTTGGCTCTTCTGCTCGTCGGTCGTGTCGTGCAGGCTAGTGGCGCAGCGATTATGCTACCCTTGCTGATGACAACCGTTCTCGCAATGTACGAACCACACGAGCGCGGCGGTGCAATGGGCATCATGGGCCTTGTCATCACGTTCGCACCAGCCATTGGCCCGACCTTATCTGGATGGTTAGTCGAGCACCACTCTTGGCGCATTCTGTTCTTTGTCGTATTGCCAGTGGCAATTTTAGATCTCATATTCGCCGCCCTGTACCTTCGAAACTTCACGGAGACGCGCAAGACGTCTATCCGCATTCCATCGCTCATTCTTTCAACGCTGGGCTTCGGCGGTATTCTGTACGGATTTAGTACAGCTGGTAACGTGGGATGGAGTAATGAACGAGTCTACATTTCACTCGCAATTGGAATACTGTCGCTTGCCGCGTTTACGATTCAACAACTTCGAATGCAGGAACCTATGTTGGAAGTCCGGGTGTTTCGTTACGGCATCTTTTCCCTGACGACCGCTATCAATGTCATGGTCATGATGGCCATGTTCTCATCGATGCTGCTGTTCCCGCTGTATTTGCAAAATGTGCATGGATTCACATCTCTCCGATCCGGTCTGTTGGTCTTACCTGGCGCAGCCATCATGGGCATTCTGTCGCCGATTACAGGTAAGTTGTTCGATAAAATCGGGGCCCGCCCACTCGCTATCGTCGGATCTATTTTGACATTGGGGAGCATGTATCGTTTTTCGAGACTCACCGCGACGACGCATTACTCGACACTCATCATCACCTTCGCCATCATGATGGCAGGGATGTCCCTACTGATGATGCCGGTCATGACTGCAGGGCTGAATCAGCTGCCAAGTCGTTTACACGCGCATGGCACGGCGATGGGCAACACCCTTCAACAGGTGGCAGGTGCCATTGGAACGGCTTTACTCGTCACGGTGATGACACAAGGCACCAAAAGCCAGTACCAAAATCTCGCGTCGTCCGCCGCACACCCATTGACGACACCATCCGCAATGGCTCAAGCGTACAAAGAGGCCACAGTGCATGGCATCGACCAAGCATTCCTCGTAAGCTGTATTTTTGCAGTCCTGGCCCTAGTTGGGTCGTTCTTCATCCGCCGGCATATTCAAAAAGCGGCTGAAGCGGAAGCGAGCAGCAAAAGGTTGCGGACAGTGAAAGACGCCTAA
- a CDS encoding glycoside hydrolase family 3 protein, producing MSHYMLDWNQYRALARTAIAEGAVLLRNEHDTLPIKAGSTVSVFGRNQFAYYKSGTGSGGMVNVTHVTTPLDALQRCDEIRLNGELLQVYEAWLEENPFDKGTGWAGEPWSQKEMPVSDEIVLQAAAKSDLALIMIGRTAGEDRDNSADPGSYLLTDTERDMLHKVCRAFEKTVVVLNVGNIIDMQWVSEFHPSAVLYAWQGGMEGGEGLVDVLTGKVAPSGKLADTIAQSIDDYPSTANFGYEDKAIYQEDIYVGYRYFETFAKDKVLYPFGFGLSYTTFQTEVAQASESDGLIEISFKVTNIGSVPGKEVVQIYVEKPQGLLGNPARSLIAFAKTSTIEAGESEVLTYSIPVGDLACYDDGGVTGNKSCYVLESGTYRIYAGTDVRSATPCFEYQVDALRVISRLSENMAPVTAFTRMKPVSSETGYTVTYEEVPLRTVNSEARRLAERPENREYTGDKGYTLADVYHQKVSLDAFLDQLTDDDLACMVRGEGMNSPKVTPGTAGAFGGVSDRLNAFGIPAACCSDGPSGIRMDCGTTAFSMPNGTLLACTFNLALMEDLYEMTGMELRKNRIDTLLGPGMNIHRNPLNGRNFEYFSEDPLLTGKMAAAQLKGMHRVGVTGTLKHFCANNQEFHRHDLNSIVSERALREIYLKGFEIAVKEAGAYAIMTTYGAVNGVWTAGLYDQNTRILRDEWGFQGVVMTDWWAKINDEGGAPSRNNTAAMIRAQNDLYMVVEQPDANPMDDNTSSSLADGSLTRGELLRCAANVCRFIMRSPVMERALGVKERSVEVVGLDEVNDEELDFDMPYQPIVDGGQISLENIDTSTGSSHVFAVALEEPGKYEVTITARSSAGELAQMPVTLLQNNVPSTIFTFNGTDGQWVSLTREVFFFNKHAYLKLFFGLSGLEIRDITFKQLQPFHMKDA from the coding sequence ATGTCGCACTATATGCTGGATTGGAATCAGTATCGCGCGTTGGCCCGTACTGCGATTGCAGAGGGGGCTGTTTTATTAAGAAATGAACATGACACGTTACCGATAAAGGCTGGCAGTACCGTATCTGTCTTTGGGCGAAATCAGTTTGCGTATTATAAAAGTGGAACTGGTTCAGGTGGAATGGTCAATGTCACGCATGTCACGACGCCATTAGACGCGTTGCAGCGCTGCGACGAGATTCGGTTGAATGGCGAATTGCTTCAAGTTTACGAAGCATGGTTAGAAGAAAACCCGTTTGATAAAGGAACTGGCTGGGCAGGAGAGCCGTGGTCACAAAAAGAGATGCCGGTCAGTGACGAGATCGTTTTACAAGCTGCTGCGAAGTCCGACTTGGCGCTCATTATGATCGGTCGAACAGCTGGGGAAGACAGGGATAATAGCGCAGATCCGGGTAGTTACTTGCTTACGGATACAGAGCGGGACATGCTTCACAAAGTTTGCAGGGCGTTTGAGAAGACGGTCGTCGTCTTGAATGTGGGAAACATCATCGATATGCAGTGGGTATCCGAATTTCATCCTAGTGCCGTCCTCTATGCATGGCAGGGTGGAATGGAAGGCGGGGAAGGGCTGGTAGACGTGCTGACTGGTAAAGTAGCGCCATCCGGCAAACTGGCGGACACGATTGCGCAATCGATTGATGATTACCCGTCCACCGCAAACTTTGGCTATGAGGACAAGGCTATCTATCAAGAAGACATCTATGTCGGCTATCGCTATTTTGAAACCTTCGCAAAAGATAAGGTACTCTATCCTTTTGGGTTTGGCCTATCCTATACCACGTTTCAAACAGAGGTCGCTCAAGCATCGGAATCAGATGGCCTCATTGAGATATCCTTCAAGGTTACAAATATTGGATCTGTCCCTGGTAAAGAAGTCGTTCAAATTTATGTAGAAAAGCCACAAGGACTGCTCGGGAATCCAGCTCGGAGTCTCATCGCCTTCGCGAAAACGAGCACCATTGAGGCCGGGGAAAGTGAAGTATTGACTTACTCCATTCCAGTCGGGGATTTGGCTTGCTATGACGATGGTGGTGTGACGGGCAATAAGTCCTGCTATGTTTTGGAATCCGGTACGTATCGCATTTATGCTGGAACCGATGTTCGATCCGCCACGCCTTGTTTTGAATACCAGGTCGACGCGCTGCGTGTGATTTCGCGTCTTAGCGAGAATATGGCGCCGGTCACTGCGTTCACCAGAATGAAACCGGTATCTTCCGAAACGGGCTATACAGTGACCTATGAAGAGGTTCCGTTGCGCACGGTGAACAGCGAAGCGCGGCGCCTTGCTGAGCGTCCGGAAAATCGGGAATATACAGGTGACAAGGGGTATACACTGGCCGATGTCTACCATCAAAAGGTGTCTCTTGATGCTTTCCTAGACCAACTGACAGATGATGATTTGGCCTGTATGGTTCGAGGGGAAGGGATGAATTCGCCAAAGGTCACACCAGGCACTGCGGGGGCTTTTGGCGGTGTATCAGACAGGTTGAATGCGTTCGGCATTCCGGCGGCCTGTTGCTCTGACGGCCCTTCGGGTATTCGCATGGACTGTGGGACGACGGCGTTTTCGATGCCGAATGGGACTTTGTTGGCTTGTACCTTCAATTTGGCGCTCATGGAAGATCTGTATGAAATGACAGGAATGGAATTGCGTAAGAACCGAATTGATACGCTGCTCGGTCCGGGGATGAATATCCATCGCAATCCACTAAACGGGCGCAACTTTGAATACTTCTCCGAAGACCCATTGCTTACAGGCAAAATGGCTGCGGCGCAGTTAAAAGGAATGCATCGTGTGGGTGTAACCGGAACGCTTAAGCACTTTTGCGCGAATAACCAAGAGTTTCACAGGCATGATCTCAATTCGATCGTCTCGGAGCGAGCGTTGCGGGAAATTTACCTCAAGGGATTTGAAATCGCGGTCAAAGAAGCTGGGGCGTATGCAATCATGACCACCTACGGGGCAGTCAATGGCGTGTGGACTGCGGGACTCTATGATCAAAATACGCGTATTCTCCGCGATGAGTGGGGATTTCAAGGTGTGGTCATGACGGATTGGTGGGCCAAAATCAATGATGAAGGTGGAGCGCCGTCCAGGAACAATACGGCCGCAATGATTCGTGCGCAAAACGACTTGTACATGGTCGTCGAGCAACCGGACGCCAATCCAATGGATGACAATACATCGTCTTCGCTTGCGGATGGGTCGTTAACAAGGGGAGAGTTATTGCGCTGCGCCGCAAACGTCTGCCGATTTATTATGCGCTCTCCAGTGATGGAACGTGCACTTGGCGTCAAGGAACGCTCTGTGGAAGTCGTCGGACTGGATGAAGTGAATGATGAGGAATTGGACTTTGATATGCCATATCAGCCCATTGTCGACGGTGGTCAGATAAGCCTTGAAAACATCGACACCTCGACAGGGAGTTCTCATGTATTCGCGGTGGCGCTTGAAGAACCCGGTAAGTACGAAGTGACCATCACAGCTCGCTCATCTGCTGGTGAGCTTGCACAAATGCCAGTGACCCTATTGCAAAATAACGTGCCATCGACGATATTTACGTTTAATGGAACGGACGGACAGTGGGTATCCCTGACAAGAGAAGTGTTCTTTTTCAACAAACACGCGTATTTGAAACTGTTTTTTGGGTTAAGTGGCTTGGAAATAAGGGATATCACATTCAAGCAATTGCAGCCGTTTCACATGAAGGATGCGTAA
- a CDS encoding YeeE/YedE family protein, with translation MAVSDKFVSLDTQTRATSDNGSPKINRGFTAFALILFVVGTLYLGFAVSWTMALLYLVGGILGITLYHARYGFTSSWRNFLTNGRGVGIRAQMVMFLIANIVFLPILLVGHAFGHPVAGYVYPVGFSLLAGAFLFGIGMQVADGCASGTLYHTGGGDVRGILTIIGFIIGSVLGSWNFAWWQSTPHFQPVSFLTTFGNVGGFLFNVLLMAIVFVTTIIIERRKHGKIESFVAGGKSGLKGIFRGPWSLLAGSIVLALGNAVVLLLSGKPWGVTSAFALWGAKIGTWFGLPVTSWGYWQTPANAHALHSSVLSDPTTILDLAVMFGALLAAAMAGKMPRPYFRRFPARMVIGVTLGGIVMGYGARISFGCNIGAYTDGIASFSLHGWIWMLCAIVGSFIGIALRPLIALSTNRK, from the coding sequence TTGGCTGTTTCCGATAAATTTGTCAGCCTGGATACGCAAACGCGTGCCACATCTGACAACGGTAGTCCCAAAATCAATCGTGGATTCACAGCTTTTGCTCTCATTTTATTCGTCGTCGGCACACTATATTTAGGATTCGCAGTGTCCTGGACCATGGCACTGCTTTATCTGGTGGGCGGGATTTTAGGTATCACCCTGTACCACGCACGCTATGGGTTCACCTCATCCTGGCGCAACTTCCTCACCAATGGCCGAGGTGTCGGGATACGTGCCCAGATGGTCATGTTTCTCATCGCAAATATTGTCTTTTTACCGATTCTCTTAGTTGGACATGCTTTCGGTCACCCCGTAGCTGGCTACGTTTATCCTGTCGGATTTTCGCTCTTAGCAGGTGCATTCCTGTTTGGAATCGGTATGCAAGTCGCTGACGGCTGCGCTTCTGGTACGCTGTATCACACCGGCGGCGGCGATGTACGCGGCATTTTGACCATCATCGGTTTTATCATCGGCTCCGTTCTCGGCAGTTGGAACTTTGCATGGTGGCAGTCCACGCCGCACTTTCAGCCGGTATCATTTTTGACGACGTTCGGCAACGTCGGAGGATTCCTGTTTAATGTACTCCTCATGGCGATTGTATTCGTGACAACCATTATCATCGAACGCAGAAAGCACGGCAAAATTGAGTCGTTCGTCGCTGGCGGTAAGTCAGGATTAAAAGGCATTTTCCGCGGACCATGGTCTCTGTTGGCTGGTTCCATCGTGTTGGCGCTCGGAAATGCAGTCGTGCTCTTGCTCTCAGGTAAACCTTGGGGGGTCACTTCAGCGTTCGCGCTGTGGGGCGCAAAAATTGGAACTTGGTTCGGGCTGCCCGTGACGAGTTGGGGATACTGGCAGACACCAGCAAACGCGCATGCATTACATTCATCTGTTCTTTCTGACCCGACGACCATCTTGGACCTGGCTGTCATGTTCGGTGCACTGCTTGCAGCCGCTATGGCAGGTAAAATGCCACGTCCGTATTTCCGCCGATTCCCGGCCCGCATGGTCATCGGCGTGACCTTGGGTGGCATCGTCATGGGTTACGGTGCTCGTATTTCGTTTGGCTGTAACATCGGCGCTTACACCGATGGCATTGCTTCCTTTAGCCTGCATGGCTGGATTTGGATGCTTTGCGCAATCGTAGGCAGCTTCATCGGCATCGCGCTGAGACCACTCATTGCGCTGTCAACCAACCGGAAATAA